The Polycladomyces subterraneus genome includes a window with the following:
- the rbsD gene encoding D-ribose pyranase codes for MKKLGILNSEIAGVLAKMGHTDTIVIADCGLPIPDHVHRIDLAIRLGKPTFLEVAEAIRDDMVIEKITLASEIKQYNPDLLREVERLFAPEAKEFVPHEQFKALMQRAKAVIRTGENSPYANVILHAGVIF; via the coding sequence TTGAAAAAACTGGGGATCTTGAACAGCGAAATTGCCGGTGTGCTGGCGAAAATGGGGCATACCGACACCATTGTCATCGCCGATTGTGGGTTGCCGATCCCGGATCATGTTCACCGGATCGATTTGGCCATTCGGCTGGGAAAACCTACTTTTTTGGAAGTGGCCGAAGCGATCAGAGATGATATGGTGATCGAAAAGATCACCCTCGCCTCGGAGATCAAACAGTACAATCCTGACCTCTTGCGGGAAGTGGAGCGATTGTTTGCCCCTGAAGCAAAAGAATTCGTGCCGCACGAGCAATTCAAAGCCCTGATGCAAAGGGCCAAAGCCGTGATCCGTACCGGGGAGAACTCACCTTACGCCAATGTTATCCTTCATGCCGGCGTCATCTTCTAG
- the rbsK gene encoding ribokinase, whose amino-acid sequence MGKIVVVGSSSIDLVVTSPKRPIAGETVIGETFHIVPGGKGANQAVAAARAGAEVEMVGAVGNDQFGDMVLDNFQKQGVSTTYMKPVTHKSTGIAHIVIAEEDNSIVVVPGANSEVDRGLVDRAKEAIKAASVVLLQLEIPLDTVMYVADLCKKWNVPVILNPAPATILPPDLIEKVTYLTPNEHECRAIFKDCVDVEEILKRYPNKIIMSEGSQGARYFDGDQFVRVPALSVDVVDTTGAGDTFNGVFAVALAQGLPLKQAIRYGCVAASLSVTKLGAQGGMPTMEEILKHVGDEH is encoded by the coding sequence ATGGGCAAGATTGTCGTTGTAGGCAGTTCCAGTATCGACTTGGTGGTTACCTCACCCAAACGCCCCATCGCGGGCGAAACTGTCATCGGTGAAACGTTTCATATCGTTCCCGGTGGAAAAGGCGCGAATCAGGCTGTGGCGGCGGCCAGGGCGGGCGCCGAAGTGGAGATGGTCGGAGCCGTGGGGAACGACCAATTCGGCGACATGGTGCTGGACAATTTTCAAAAACAAGGCGTTTCTACGACATACATGAAACCGGTTACACATAAAAGCACCGGTATCGCCCATATCGTCATTGCTGAAGAGGATAACAGTATTGTGGTCGTTCCCGGCGCCAACAGCGAAGTCGATCGGGGGCTTGTGGATCGGGCGAAAGAGGCGATCAAAGCCGCCTCAGTCGTTCTTTTACAGTTGGAAATTCCTTTGGATACTGTGATGTATGTTGCTGATCTCTGCAAAAAATGGAACGTTCCGGTTATTTTGAATCCGGCACCTGCTACAATTTTGCCTCCCGACTTGATTGAAAAAGTGACCTACCTGACGCCCAATGAGCATGAATGCCGGGCCATTTTTAAGGACTGCGTAGATGTTGAAGAGATTTTGAAACGGTATCCCAACAAAATCATTATGTCGGAAGGGAGCCAAGGTGCCCGATATTTTGACGGCGACCAATTTGTTCGTGTTCCAGCCTTGTCGGTAGACGTGGTTGATACAACCGGGGCGGGAGATACATTTAACGGCGTGTTTGCCGTGGCTCTGGCCCAAGGGCTTCCCCTCAAACAAGCGATTCGCTATGGATGCGTAGCGGCGAGCCTATCCGTGACCAAGCTGGGAGCACAGGGGGGCATGCCCACCATGGAGGAAATCCTTAAACATGTGGGGGATGAGCATTGA
- a CDS encoding LacI family DNA-binding transcriptional regulator — protein sequence MATIRDVAKRAGVSVATVSRVLNETGYVHADTKAAVIKAIKELNYKPNYVARSLYKKSSRLIGLILPDITNPFFPELARAVEDVAHQYGYTVVLCNSDGDLEKEKNYLDVLTQNHADGLIVTTNRQNNMNYIDLDIPVVALDRTLHESIPEVRADHYGGGKMATELLIQRGCTFIAHVRGPSQLGPADERCRGFVNAAEQAGIAYHIVESQFDIPISEQTVSELLDTYPQIDGIFAGNDLIAVAAVKVALKRGISIPEELQVVGFDGIPLSACFYPAITTIVQPIYEMGKWATELLIQLITKKNIAAKTHCFPVKLAERETTKRMG from the coding sequence GTGGCAACGATCCGTGATGTGGCTAAAAGAGCCGGGGTGTCTGTCGCAACCGTTTCCCGCGTGCTTAACGAAACGGGCTATGTTCACGCAGACACCAAAGCCGCAGTCATAAAGGCCATCAAAGAATTGAATTACAAGCCCAACTATGTTGCCCGTTCTTTGTATAAAAAGAGCTCCCGTTTGATCGGGCTGATTCTGCCGGACATCACCAATCCCTTTTTTCCAGAATTAGCCCGCGCCGTAGAGGACGTCGCTCACCAATATGGTTATACCGTGGTTTTGTGCAATTCAGACGGAGACCTGGAAAAGGAAAAAAATTATCTCGACGTTTTAACACAAAATCACGCAGACGGACTGATTGTGACCACCAACCGTCAAAATAATATGAATTATATTGATCTGGATATTCCAGTGGTTGCCTTAGACCGGACCCTTCATGAATCCATTCCCGAGGTTCGTGCTGACCACTATGGCGGCGGAAAAATGGCAACAGAATTGCTCATTCAGCGCGGCTGTACTTTCATCGCCCATGTGCGCGGTCCCAGCCAACTCGGCCCGGCCGATGAGCGCTGTCGGGGGTTTGTCAATGCGGCCGAACAAGCCGGTATCGCTTATCACATTGTGGAAAGTCAGTTTGACATCCCCATCAGCGAACAAACAGTCAGCGAACTGCTGGACACTTATCCCCAAATCGACGGAATCTTTGCTGGAAACGATTTGATCGCTGTGGCCGCTGTAAAAGTGGCATTAAAAAGAGGGATCTCCATTCCCGAAGAGTTGCAGGTGGTCGGATTTGACGGGATTCCCCTAAGCGCATGTTTTTATCCTGCGATCACCACCATCGTCCAGCCGATTTATGAAATGGGCAAATGGGCGACGGAGCTTCTCATTCAATTGATTACGAAAAAGAACATTGCAGCTAAAACCCATTGTTTTCCTGTCAAACTGGCCGAACGAGAGACTACAAAAAGGATGGGATAA
- a CDS encoding gamma-glutamyltransferase family protein: MVATSQPLAAQAGIDILKKGGNAIDAAVATAATLTVAEPTSNGIGGDAFALIWTKGKLYGLNASGPAPRNLSIDALNRAGVEQIPKYGFIPVTVPGAPAAWAELSSSFGKLPFTEVLKPAIEYAENGYPITPVLGTYWARAFRIYSRNLKGSEFQSWFDTFAPEGRAPEIGEIWRSPDHAKTLQLIAETKAESFYRGELAEKMDQFSRQYGGYLRLEDLVAYQPEWVDPIRVNYRGYDVWELPPNGHGLVALMALNILKGFDFSERDTVDTYHKQIEAMKLAYVDGKKYIADPRKMSVRVEDLLSDAYAEERRRLIGKEALQPEPGQPPQGGTVYLCTADSEGNMVSFIQSNYMGFGSGLVVPGTGIALHNRGHNFTLDPAHDNCLEPGKKPYHTIIPGFMTKSGKPVGPFGVMGGFMQPQGHVQVVMNTVDFHLNPQAALDAPRWQWIEGKTVELEHTTPAHIAEALARLGHDVKWAMGSGSFGRGQIIWRTENGVLVGGTEPRTDGQIAAC, translated from the coding sequence ATGGTTGCCACCTCGCAACCGCTTGCCGCTCAAGCAGGAATAGACATCCTGAAGAAGGGCGGAAACGCGATCGATGCGGCTGTTGCGACAGCGGCTACGCTGACTGTAGCGGAACCTACGTCAAACGGAATTGGCGGAGACGCTTTTGCACTGATCTGGACAAAAGGAAAGCTCTATGGATTGAACGCCAGCGGTCCTGCCCCGCGGAATCTGTCCATCGACGCGTTAAATAGAGCCGGAGTTGAACAAATCCCCAAATATGGTTTTATTCCTGTGACTGTCCCCGGAGCACCGGCTGCTTGGGCAGAACTGTCTTCTAGTTTTGGTAAACTCCCTTTCACAGAAGTGCTCAAACCCGCTATTGAATATGCGGAGAATGGATACCCGATTACGCCGGTGCTTGGAACTTATTGGGCCAGAGCGTTTCGCATTTATAGCCGTAATTTGAAAGGAAGTGAATTTCAATCATGGTTCGATACATTCGCTCCGGAAGGTAGGGCTCCCGAGATTGGTGAGATATGGCGTTCACCCGATCATGCCAAAACGTTGCAGTTGATCGCCGAAACGAAAGCGGAATCGTTCTATCGCGGCGAATTAGCCGAGAAGATGGATCAGTTTTCGAGACAATATGGAGGCTATCTCAGATTGGAGGACCTAGTCGCATATCAACCGGAATGGGTGGATCCCATCCGTGTAAATTATCGCGGTTACGATGTATGGGAACTCCCGCCAAACGGCCACGGGTTAGTGGCTCTGATGGCCTTGAATATCTTGAAGGGGTTTGATTTCTCAGAACGCGACACGGTCGATACGTACCATAAACAGATTGAAGCGATGAAGTTGGCTTATGTGGACGGAAAAAAATATATTGCAGATCCTCGCAAAATGTCAGTACGGGTAGAGGATTTGCTGTCTGATGCGTACGCGGAAGAACGCCGCCGGCTAATCGGAAAAGAAGCGCTACAACCGGAACCGGGTCAGCCTCCCCAAGGGGGGACGGTCTATTTGTGTACCGCAGACAGTGAAGGAAATATGGTGTCCTTCATCCAGAGTAACTACATGGGTTTTGGATCCGGGCTGGTGGTACCGGGCACGGGTATTGCTTTGCACAACCGAGGTCATAACTTTACGTTGGATCCTGCTCATGACAATTGTCTCGAACCCGGAAAAAAACCATATCACACCATTATACCTGGCTTTATGACGAAAAGTGGAAAACCAGTGGGTCCGTTTGGGGTTATGGGCGGTTTTATGCAGCCTCAAGGGCATGTGCAGGTTGTGATGAACACAGTCGACTTTCATCTCAATCCGCAAGCGGCGTTAGATGCTCCAAGGTGGCAGTGGATCGAAGGAAAAACGGTAGAGTTGGAGCATACCACTCCGGCACATATTGCAGAAGCCCTTGCACGTCTAGGGCATGATGTCAAATGGGCAATGGGATCGGGCAGCTTCGGACGCGGTCAGATCATATGGAGAACGGAAAATGGTGTTCTTGTCGGGGGGACAGAACCACGTACGGACGGACAAATAGCGGCCTGTTGA
- a CDS encoding chromate transporter yields MMDWLKLFWGFFVANVLGYGGGPSSIPLMQEEIVKHYGWLSNEQFADVLAVGNALPGPIATKIAAFVGYQEAGWWGFVITTVATVVPSAIALIFLLQIVNRFRQSSVVKGMTLLVQPLIAVLMVGLTWEMGEVSVASIGIWQSLGISAVSLWAMTKGRIHPALVIVAAFVYGSLVLSHQIVA; encoded by the coding sequence ATGATGGATTGGTTGAAGCTGTTCTGGGGTTTTTTCGTCGCCAATGTGCTTGGTTATGGTGGAGGTCCTTCCTCCATCCCTTTGATGCAAGAGGAGATCGTAAAGCATTACGGCTGGTTGAGCAATGAACAATTTGCGGATGTACTGGCAGTGGGAAATGCCTTGCCAGGTCCCATCGCAACAAAAATTGCCGCGTTTGTGGGTTATCAAGAGGCCGGATGGTGGGGATTTGTGATTACTACAGTCGCCACTGTGGTCCCCTCGGCGATTGCTTTAATTTTTCTTTTACAAATCGTCAACCGTTTTCGGCAATCTTCCGTCGTGAAAGGAATGACCTTGTTGGTACAACCTTTGATCGCGGTCCTGATGGTCGGTTTGACTTGGGAGATGGGAGAAGTTTCTGTAGCCTCAATCGGAATTTGGCAATCTTTAGGGATTTCGGCTGTCTCACTCTGGGCGATGACCAAAGGGCGCATTCACCCTGCACTGGTGATCGTTGCTGCCTTCGTGTATGGGAGCTTGGTATTGTCTCATCAAATAGTAGCCTGA
- a CDS encoding chromate transporter: MGMQLSSLTKEIGVYKELIIAMGRTGILGYGGGPSVIPLIRYEAVTRYRWVDDEEFGEILALANTLPGPIATKMAAYLGYRQKGAIGAVIAVLAHILPTSVAMIALLGILYALRHSRMVAGMIAAVRPVIFVMLGMMAYEFAAKAWKGLGKGFAIGFGFVAFFLLHVLDIHPGIVVAIFLIYGSFHLKIMERFKQKQEEKGT, encoded by the coding sequence ATGGGTATGCAACTGAGCTCGTTGACAAAAGAAATTGGAGTTTACAAAGAACTCATCATCGCCATGGGGCGTACAGGGATCTTGGGCTATGGAGGAGGACCCTCGGTCATTCCACTCATTCGATATGAGGCGGTCACCAGATATCGTTGGGTGGATGATGAGGAGTTCGGAGAGATTCTAGCTCTGGCTAACACGCTTCCAGGGCCGATTGCCACGAAGATGGCAGCCTATCTCGGATACAGACAAAAAGGGGCAATAGGAGCCGTGATAGCAGTTCTCGCTCATATTCTGCCCACGAGTGTTGCGATGATCGCCCTCCTCGGCATTCTGTACGCGTTGCGACATTCCAGGATGGTGGCGGGGATGATCGCGGCTGTCCGGCCTGTTATTTTTGTCATGCTCGGAATGATGGCTTACGAATTTGCGGCAAAAGCGTGGAAAGGACTCGGTAAAGGGTTTGCAATCGGATTTGGATTTGTTGCGTTTTTTTTACTCCATGTGTTGGATATCCATCCTGGAATCGTCGTTGCCATATTCTTGATTTACGGATCCTTCCATCTGAAAATCATGGAGCGATTCAAACAGAAACAGGAAGAGAAAGGAACATGA